A single window of Mugil cephalus isolate CIBA_MC_2020 chromosome 1, CIBA_Mcephalus_1.1, whole genome shotgun sequence DNA harbors:
- the naca gene encoding nascent polypeptide-associated complex subunit alpha isoform X1 yields the protein MPGEATETVPVTEQEMQQPQVETATPPAPASSQHPQAASGPAKPKGKDAKSAQGSSAPKAVPGRRKRSSMSASSASPTSPKSTPSSTPLSPVLSPLASSPGSSSANQANRTTPKVVKAGKQGKAKKGEAFVPPPVQVECKVSETKEKKVELNLKQTATVEVETKTPPATSKSVAAPAAFKVTSKSAVAAPVSFSDAIASSPPKSIEVRAASSKATPVIAAVDDELPPLIPPEKHITIPVPVPPFEKDAAKLGTSPSKSNPPSTKASSKPKNDKFVPVEVPKAAVPVKSASLDTPKATKPVQAKAAPAEPAKAKAKAAPVEAAKPEAKAKAAPVEAAKPEAKAKAAPVEAAKPEAKAKAAPVEAAKHEAKAKAAPVEAAKHEAKAKAAPVEAAKHEAKAKAAPVEAAKPEAKAKAAPVEAAKPEAKAKAAPVEAAKPEAKAKAEAKAKPEVKAKVEAKAKAAPVEAAKAAPVEAAKPEAKAKAAPVEASKPEAKAKAAPVEASKPEAKAKAAPLEASKPEAKAKAAPVEAAKPEVKAKAEAKAKPDVKAKVEAKAKAAPVEASKPEAKAKAAPVEASKPEAKAKAAPVEASKPEAKAKAAPVEASKPEAKAKAAPVEASKPEAKAKAAPVEAAKPEAKAKAAPVEAAKAEAKTKAAPAEAAKPEAKAKSVPNKVPKQAEETKAAPSKVAKPDAEVKSAPVEVAKQAPVKGAKPVAETKLVEVNAAPAEVAKATKPDAKPSSASVKPAPRKLTFAEAVAKPAPVKPEVNDTTPSEPVSSPKPAPTSAKTPAMMEPVIKNDNGSGTESDSDDSVPELEEQDSAQTTQQAQLAAAAEIDEEPVSKAKQSRSEKKARKAMSKLGLRQVTGVTRVTIRKSKNILFVITKPDVYKSPASDTYIVFGEAKIEDLSQQAQLAAAEKFKVQGEAVSNIQENTQTPTVQEESEEEEVDETGVEVKDIELVMSQANVSRAKAVRALKNNNNDIVNAIMELTM from the exons ATGCCTGGTGAAGCAACAGAAACGGTCCCTGTCACCGAGCAGGAGATGCAGCAGCCTCAAGTAGAGACTG CTACACCTCCTGCCCCAGCTTCCTCCCAGCATCCTCAGGCAGCTTCAGGCCCTGCTAAGCCCAAAGGCAAAGATGCCAAGAGTGCGCAGGGTTCTTCTGCCCCAAAGGCTGTCCCTGGCAGAAGAAAACGGTCCTCTATGTCTGCCTCTTCTGCCTCTCCAACCTCGCCAAAATCTACTCCTTCTTCTACCCCATTGTCACCTGTGCTTTCTCCTCTGGCTTCCTCACCTGGCAGCTCTTCTGCTAATCAGGCTAACCGTACCACCCCAAAAGTAGTTAAGGCTGGCAAACAAGGAAAAGCCAAAAAAGGAGAGGCGTTTGTGCCTCCTCCTGTACAAGTGGAGTGCAAAGTctctgaaacaaaagaaaaaaaggtagaGCTGAACCTCAAGCAGACAGCAACAGTTGAAGTTGAGACAAAAACTCCACCAGCTACTTCCAAGTCTGTTGCAGCCCCAGCTGCTTTCAAAGTTACCTCAAAATCTGCTGTTGCAGCACCAGTTTCCTTTTCTGATGCTATTGCTTCTAGCCCTCCCAAATCCATTGAAGTTAGAGCAGCATCGTCAAAAGCTACTCCTGTCATTGCAGCTGTTGATGATGAGCTCCCTCCACTTATCCCACCTGAGAAGCATATTACAATACCTGTACCCGTACCTCCTTTTGAGAAAGACGCCGCAAAGCTTGGTACATCACCCTCTAAATCTAATCCTCCGAGTACTAAGGCATCATCCAAACCCAAGAACGATAAGTTTGTTCCTGTTGAGGTTCCTAAAGCAGCAGTGCCAGTAAAATCTGCTTCTCTAGACACTCCTAAAGCTACTAAACCAGTCCAGGCCAAAGCTGCCCCTGCTGAGCCTGCCAAGGCGAAGGCCAAAGCCGCCCCTGTTGAGGCTGCCAAGCCCGAGGCGAAGGCCAAAGCCGCCCCTGTGGAGGCTGCCAAGCCCGAGGCGAAGGCCAAAGCCGCCCCTGTTGAGGCTGCCAAGCCCGAGGCGAAGGCCAAAGCCGCCCCTGTTGAGGCTGCCAAGCACGAGGCGAAGGCCAAAGCCGCCCCTGTGGAGGCTGCCAAGCACGAGGCGAAGGCCAAAGCCGCCCCTGTGGAGGCTGCCAAGCACGAGGCGAAGGCCAAAGCCGCCCCTGTTGAGGCTGCCAAGCCCGAGGCGAAGGCCAAAGCCGCCCCTGTGGAGGCTGCCAAGCCCGAGGCGAAGGCCAAAGCCGCCCCTGTGGAGGCTGCCAAGCCCGAGGCGAAGGCCAAAGCTGAGGCAAAGGCCAAGCCCGAGGTGAAGGCTAAAGTCGAGGCGAAGGCCAAAGCTGCTCCCGTAGAAGCTGCCAAAGCTGCCCCTGTGGAGGCTGCCAAGCCCGAAGCGAAGGCCAAAGCCGCCCCTGTGGAGGCTTCCAAGCCCGAGGCGAAGGCCAAAGCCGCCCCTGTGGAGGCTTCCAAGCCCGAGGCGAAGGCCAAAGCCGCCCCTTTGGAGGCTTCCAAGCCCGAGGCGAAGGCCAAAGCCGCCCCTGTGGAGGCTGCCAAACCCGAGGTGAAGGCTAAAGCTGAGGCGAAGGCCAAGCCCGATGTGAAGGCTAAAGTCGAGGCGAAGGCCAAAGCCGCCCCCGTGGAGGCTTCCAAGCCCGAGGCGAAGGCCAAAGCCGCCCCCGTGGAGGCTTCCAAGCCCGAGGCGAAGGCCAAAGCCGCCCCCGTGGAGGCTTCCAAGCCCGAGGCGAAGGCCAAAGCCGCCCCCGTGGAGGCTTCCAAGCCCGAGGCGAAGGCCAAAGCCGCCCCCGTGGAGGCTTCCAAGCCCGAGGCGAAGGCCAAAGCCGCCCCCGTGGAGGCTGCCAAGCCCGAGGCGAAGGCCAAAGCCGCCCCCGTTGAGGCTGCTAAGGCCGAAGCTAAAACTAAAGCTGCCCCCGCCGAGGCTGCCAAGCCTGAGGCTAAGGCCAAATCTGTTCCTAACAAAGTTCCTAAACAAGCTGAAGAAACAAAAGCTGCACCTTCTAAGGTTGCCAAACCAGATGCGGAGGTGAAGTCTGCCCCTGTTGAAGTTGCCAAGCAAGCCCCTGTGAAGGGTGCCAAGCCAGTTGCTGAGACCAAATTGGTTGAGGTTAATGCAGCTCCTGCTGAAGTTGCTAAGGCTACTAAACCAGATGCTAAGCCTTCATCTGCTTCTGTGAAACCTGCTCCTCGTAAACTCACTTTTGCTGAGGCTGTTGCAAAACCTGCCCCTGTTAAACCTGAAGTAAATGATACAACTCCTTCTGAACCCGTTTCCTCGCCTAAACCTGCCCCTACATCTGCTAAAACCCCAGCCATGATGGAGCCTGTGATCAAGAACGACAATG GATCCGGCACTGAGTCAGACAGCGATGACTCTGTCCCTGAGCTGGAGGAACAGGATTCTGCACAGACAACACAGCAAGCTCAG CTTGCAGCCGCTGCTGAGATCGATGAGGAGCCTGTcagcaaagcaaaacagagcCGCAGTGAAAAGAAGGCACGAAAG GCAATGTCGAAGCTTGGTCTCAGGCAGGTAACAGGGGTCACCAGAGTCACCATTCGCAAGTCAAAGAACATCTTGTTTGTTATTACCAAACCAGACGTCTACAAGAGCCCTGCATCAGACACATACATCGTCTTCGGTGAAGCTAAG ATCGAGGATCTTTCCCAGCAAGCTCAGCTGGCTGCTGCAGAAAAATTCAAGGTACAGGGAGAAGCTGTATCAAACAtccaggaaaacacacagacgccCACAGTACAGGAGGAGagcgaagaagaagag GTTGATGAGACCGGAGTTGAGGTCAAGGACATTGAACTCGTCATGTCACAAGCCAACGTGTCGCGGGCGAAGGCTGTACGCgccctgaaaaacaacaacaacgacattGTCAATGCTATTATG GAATTGACGATGTAA
- the naca gene encoding nascent polypeptide-associated complex subunit alpha isoform X11 → MPGEATETVPVTEQEMQQPQVETATPPAPASSQHPQAASGPAKPKGKDAKSAQGSSAPKAVPGRRKRSSMSASSASPTSPKSTPSSTPLSPVLSPLASSPGSSSANQANRTTPKVVKAGKQGKAKKGEAFVPPPVQVECKVSETKEKKVELNLKQTATVEVETKTPPATSKSVAAPAAFKVTSKSAVAAPVSFSDAIASSPPKSIEVRAASSKATPVIAAVDDELPPLIPPEKHITIPVPVPPFEKDAAKLGTSPSKSNPPSTKASSKPKNDKFVPVEVPKAAVPVKSASLDTPKATKPVQAKAAPAEPAKAKAKAAPVEAAKPEAKAKAAPVEAAKPEAKAKAAPVEAAKPEAKAKAAPVEAAKHEAKAKAAPVEAAKHEAKAKAAPVEAAKHEAKAKAAPVEAAKPEAKAKAAPVEAAKPEAKAKAAPVEAAKPEAKAKAAPVEAAKPEVKAKAEAKAKPDVKAKVEAKAKAAPVEASKPEAKAKAAPVEASKPEAKAKAAPVEASKPEAKAKAAPVEASKPEAKAKAAPVEASKPEAKAKAAPVEAAKPEAKAKAAPVEAAKAEAKTKAAPAEAAKPEAKAKSVPNKVPKQAEETKAAPSKVAKPDAEVKSAPVEVAKQAPVKGAKPVAETKLVEVNAAPAEVAKATKPDAKPSSASVKPAPRKLTFAEAVAKPAPVKPEVNDTTPSEPVSSPKPAPTSAKTPAMMEPVIKNDNGSGTESDSDDSVPELEEQDSAQTTQQAQLAAAAEIDEEPVSKAKQSRSEKKARKAMSKLGLRQVTGVTRVTIRKSKNILFVITKPDVYKSPASDTYIVFGEAKIEDLSQQAQLAAAEKFKVQGEAVSNIQENTQTPTVQEESEEEEVDETGVEVKDIELVMSQANVSRAKAVRALKNNNNDIVNAIMELTM, encoded by the exons ATGCCTGGTGAAGCAACAGAAACGGTCCCTGTCACCGAGCAGGAGATGCAGCAGCCTCAAGTAGAGACTG CTACACCTCCTGCCCCAGCTTCCTCCCAGCATCCTCAGGCAGCTTCAGGCCCTGCTAAGCCCAAAGGCAAAGATGCCAAGAGTGCGCAGGGTTCTTCTGCCCCAAAGGCTGTCCCTGGCAGAAGAAAACGGTCCTCTATGTCTGCCTCTTCTGCCTCTCCAACCTCGCCAAAATCTACTCCTTCTTCTACCCCATTGTCACCTGTGCTTTCTCCTCTGGCTTCCTCACCTGGCAGCTCTTCTGCTAATCAGGCTAACCGTACCACCCCAAAAGTAGTTAAGGCTGGCAAACAAGGAAAAGCCAAAAAAGGAGAGGCGTTTGTGCCTCCTCCTGTACAAGTGGAGTGCAAAGTctctgaaacaaaagaaaaaaaggtagaGCTGAACCTCAAGCAGACAGCAACAGTTGAAGTTGAGACAAAAACTCCACCAGCTACTTCCAAGTCTGTTGCAGCCCCAGCTGCTTTCAAAGTTACCTCAAAATCTGCTGTTGCAGCACCAGTTTCCTTTTCTGATGCTATTGCTTCTAGCCCTCCCAAATCCATTGAAGTTAGAGCAGCATCGTCAAAAGCTACTCCTGTCATTGCAGCTGTTGATGATGAGCTCCCTCCACTTATCCCACCTGAGAAGCATATTACAATACCTGTACCCGTACCTCCTTTTGAGAAAGACGCCGCAAAGCTTGGTACATCACCCTCTAAATCTAATCCTCCGAGTACTAAGGCATCATCCAAACCCAAGAACGATAAGTTTGTTCCTGTTGAGGTTCCTAAAGCAGCAGTGCCAGTAAAATCTGCTTCTCTAGACACTCCTAAAGCTACTAAACCAGTCCAGGCCAAAGCTGCCCCTGCTGAGCCTGCCAAGGCGAAGGCCAAAGCCGCCCCTGTTGAGGCTGCCAAGCCCGAGGCGAAGGCCAAAGCCGCCCCTGTGGAGGCTGCCAAGCCCGAGGCGAAGGCCAAAGCCGCCCCTGTTGAGGCTGCCAAGCCCGAGGCGAAGGCCAAAGCCGCCCCTGTTGAGGCTGCCAAGCACGAGGCGAAGGCCAAAGCCGCCCCTGTGGAGGCTGCCAAGCACGAGGCGAAGGCCAAAGCCGCCCCTGTGGAGGCTGCCAAGCACGAGGCGAAGGCCAAAGCCGCCCCTGTTGAGGCTGCCAAGCCCGAGGCGAAGGCCAAAGCCGCCCCTGTGGAGGCTGCCAAGCCCGAGGCGAAGGCCAAAGCCGCCCCTGTGGAGGCTGCCAAGCCCGAG GCGAAGGCCAAAGCCGCCCCTGTGGAGGCTGCCAAACCCGAGGTGAAGGCTAAAGCTGAGGCGAAGGCCAAGCCCGATGTGAAGGCTAAAGTCGAGGCGAAGGCCAAAGCCGCCCCCGTGGAGGCTTCCAAGCCCGAGGCGAAGGCCAAAGCCGCCCCCGTGGAGGCTTCCAAGCCCGAGGCGAAGGCCAAAGCCGCCCCCGTGGAGGCTTCCAAGCCCGAGGCGAAGGCCAAAGCCGCCCCCGTGGAGGCTTCCAAGCCCGAGGCGAAGGCCAAAGCCGCCCCCGTGGAGGCTTCCAAGCCCGAGGCGAAGGCCAAAGCCGCCCCCGTGGAGGCTGCCAAGCCCGAGGCGAAGGCCAAAGCCGCCCCCGTTGAGGCTGCTAAGGCCGAAGCTAAAACTAAAGCTGCCCCCGCCGAGGCTGCCAAGCCTGAGGCTAAGGCCAAATCTGTTCCTAACAAAGTTCCTAAACAAGCTGAAGAAACAAAAGCTGCACCTTCTAAGGTTGCCAAACCAGATGCGGAGGTGAAGTCTGCCCCTGTTGAAGTTGCCAAGCAAGCCCCTGTGAAGGGTGCCAAGCCAGTTGCTGAGACCAAATTGGTTGAGGTTAATGCAGCTCCTGCTGAAGTTGCTAAGGCTACTAAACCAGATGCTAAGCCTTCATCTGCTTCTGTGAAACCTGCTCCTCGTAAACTCACTTTTGCTGAGGCTGTTGCAAAACCTGCCCCTGTTAAACCTGAAGTAAATGATACAACTCCTTCTGAACCCGTTTCCTCGCCTAAACCTGCCCCTACATCTGCTAAAACCCCAGCCATGATGGAGCCTGTGATCAAGAACGACAATG GATCCGGCACTGAGTCAGACAGCGATGACTCTGTCCCTGAGCTGGAGGAACAGGATTCTGCACAGACAACACAGCAAGCTCAG CTTGCAGCCGCTGCTGAGATCGATGAGGAGCCTGTcagcaaagcaaaacagagcCGCAGTGAAAAGAAGGCACGAAAG GCAATGTCGAAGCTTGGTCTCAGGCAGGTAACAGGGGTCACCAGAGTCACCATTCGCAAGTCAAAGAACATCTTGTTTGTTATTACCAAACCAGACGTCTACAAGAGCCCTGCATCAGACACATACATCGTCTTCGGTGAAGCTAAG ATCGAGGATCTTTCCCAGCAAGCTCAGCTGGCTGCTGCAGAAAAATTCAAGGTACAGGGAGAAGCTGTATCAAACAtccaggaaaacacacagacgccCACAGTACAGGAGGAGagcgaagaagaagag GTTGATGAGACCGGAGTTGAGGTCAAGGACATTGAACTCGTCATGTCACAAGCCAACGTGTCGCGGGCGAAGGCTGTACGCgccctgaaaaacaacaacaacgacattGTCAATGCTATTATG GAATTGACGATGTAA
- the naca gene encoding nascent polypeptide-associated complex subunit alpha isoform X13 — MPGEATETVPVTEQEMQQPQVETATPPAPASSQHPQAASGPAKPKGKDAKSAQGSSAPKAVPGRRKRSSMSASSASPTSPKSTPSSTPLSPVLSPLASSPGSSSANQANRTTPKVVKAGKQGKAKKGEAFVPPPVQVECKVSETKEKKVELNLKQTATVEVETKTPPATSKSVAAPAAFKVTSKSAVAAPVSFSDAIASSPPKSIEVRAASSKATPVIAAVDDELPPLIPPEKHITIPVPVPPFEKDAAKLGTSPSKSNPPSTKASSKPKNDKFVPVEVPKAAVPVKSASLDTPKATKPVQAKAAPAEPAKAKAKAAPVEAAKPEAKAKAAPVEAAKPEAKAKAAPVEAAKPEAKAKAAPVEAAKHEAKAKAAPVEAAKHEAKAKAAPVEAAKHEAKAKAAPVEAAKPEAKAKAAPVEAAKPEAKAKAAPVEAAKPEAKAKAEAKAKPEVKAKVEAKAKAAPVEASKPEAKAKAAPVEASKPEAKAKAAPVEAAKPEAKAKAAPVEAAKAEAKTKAAPAEAAKPEAKAKSVPNKVPKQAEETKAAPSKVAKPDAEVKSAPVEVAKQAPVKGAKPVAETKLVEVNAAPAEVAKATKPDAKPSSASVKPAPRKLTFAEAVAKPAPVKPEVNDTTPSEPVSSPKPAPTSAKTPAMMEPVIKNDNGSGTESDSDDSVPELEEQDSAQTTQQAQLAAAAEIDEEPVSKAKQSRSEKKARKAMSKLGLRQVTGVTRVTIRKSKNILFVITKPDVYKSPASDTYIVFGEAKIEDLSQQAQLAAAEKFKVQGEAVSNIQENTQTPTVQEESEEEEVDETGVEVKDIELVMSQANVSRAKAVRALKNNNNDIVNAIMELTM, encoded by the exons ATGCCTGGTGAAGCAACAGAAACGGTCCCTGTCACCGAGCAGGAGATGCAGCAGCCTCAAGTAGAGACTG CTACACCTCCTGCCCCAGCTTCCTCCCAGCATCCTCAGGCAGCTTCAGGCCCTGCTAAGCCCAAAGGCAAAGATGCCAAGAGTGCGCAGGGTTCTTCTGCCCCAAAGGCTGTCCCTGGCAGAAGAAAACGGTCCTCTATGTCTGCCTCTTCTGCCTCTCCAACCTCGCCAAAATCTACTCCTTCTTCTACCCCATTGTCACCTGTGCTTTCTCCTCTGGCTTCCTCACCTGGCAGCTCTTCTGCTAATCAGGCTAACCGTACCACCCCAAAAGTAGTTAAGGCTGGCAAACAAGGAAAAGCCAAAAAAGGAGAGGCGTTTGTGCCTCCTCCTGTACAAGTGGAGTGCAAAGTctctgaaacaaaagaaaaaaaggtagaGCTGAACCTCAAGCAGACAGCAACAGTTGAAGTTGAGACAAAAACTCCACCAGCTACTTCCAAGTCTGTTGCAGCCCCAGCTGCTTTCAAAGTTACCTCAAAATCTGCTGTTGCAGCACCAGTTTCCTTTTCTGATGCTATTGCTTCTAGCCCTCCCAAATCCATTGAAGTTAGAGCAGCATCGTCAAAAGCTACTCCTGTCATTGCAGCTGTTGATGATGAGCTCCCTCCACTTATCCCACCTGAGAAGCATATTACAATACCTGTACCCGTACCTCCTTTTGAGAAAGACGCCGCAAAGCTTGGTACATCACCCTCTAAATCTAATCCTCCGAGTACTAAGGCATCATCCAAACCCAAGAACGATAAGTTTGTTCCTGTTGAGGTTCCTAAAGCAGCAGTGCCAGTAAAATCTGCTTCTCTAGACACTCCTAAAGCTACTAAACCAGTCCAGGCCAAAGCTGCCCCTGCTGAGCCTGCCAAGGCGAAGGCCAAAGCCGCCCCTGTTGAGGCTGCCAAGCCCGAGGCGAAGGCCAAAGCCGCCCCTGTGGAGGCTGCCAAGCCCGAGGCGAAGGCCAAAGCCGCCCCTGTTGAGGCTGCCAAGCCCGAGGCGAAGGCCAAAGCCGCCCCTGTTGAGGCTGCCAAGCACGAGGCGAAGGCCAAAGCCGCCCCTGTGGAGGCTGCCAAGCACGAGGCGAAGGCCAAAGCCGCCCCTGTGGAGGCTGCCAAGCACGAGGCGAAGGCCAAAGCCGCCCCTGTTGAGGCTGCCAAGCCCGAGGCGAAGGCCAAAGCCGCCCCTGTGGAGGCTGCCAAGCCCGAGGCGAAGGCCAAAGCCGCCCCTGTGGAGGCTGCCAAGCCCGAGGCGAAGGCCAAAGCTGAGGCAAAGGCCAAGCCCGAGGTGAAGGCTAAAGTCGAG GCGAAGGCCAAAGCCGCCCCCGTGGAGGCTTCCAAGCCCGAGGCGAAGGCCAAAGCCGCCCCCGTGGAGGCTTCCAAGCCCGAGGCGAAGGCCAAAGCCGCCCCCGTGGAGGCTGCCAAGCCCGAGGCGAAGGCCAAAGCCGCCCCCGTTGAGGCTGCTAAGGCCGAAGCTAAAACTAAAGCTGCCCCCGCCGAGGCTGCCAAGCCTGAGGCTAAGGCCAAATCTGTTCCTAACAAAGTTCCTAAACAAGCTGAAGAAACAAAAGCTGCACCTTCTAAGGTTGCCAAACCAGATGCGGAGGTGAAGTCTGCCCCTGTTGAAGTTGCCAAGCAAGCCCCTGTGAAGGGTGCCAAGCCAGTTGCTGAGACCAAATTGGTTGAGGTTAATGCAGCTCCTGCTGAAGTTGCTAAGGCTACTAAACCAGATGCTAAGCCTTCATCTGCTTCTGTGAAACCTGCTCCTCGTAAACTCACTTTTGCTGAGGCTGTTGCAAAACCTGCCCCTGTTAAACCTGAAGTAAATGATACAACTCCTTCTGAACCCGTTTCCTCGCCTAAACCTGCCCCTACATCTGCTAAAACCCCAGCCATGATGGAGCCTGTGATCAAGAACGACAATG GATCCGGCACTGAGTCAGACAGCGATGACTCTGTCCCTGAGCTGGAGGAACAGGATTCTGCACAGACAACACAGCAAGCTCAG CTTGCAGCCGCTGCTGAGATCGATGAGGAGCCTGTcagcaaagcaaaacagagcCGCAGTGAAAAGAAGGCACGAAAG GCAATGTCGAAGCTTGGTCTCAGGCAGGTAACAGGGGTCACCAGAGTCACCATTCGCAAGTCAAAGAACATCTTGTTTGTTATTACCAAACCAGACGTCTACAAGAGCCCTGCATCAGACACATACATCGTCTTCGGTGAAGCTAAG ATCGAGGATCTTTCCCAGCAAGCTCAGCTGGCTGCTGCAGAAAAATTCAAGGTACAGGGAGAAGCTGTATCAAACAtccaggaaaacacacagacgccCACAGTACAGGAGGAGagcgaagaagaagag GTTGATGAGACCGGAGTTGAGGTCAAGGACATTGAACTCGTCATGTCACAAGCCAACGTGTCGCGGGCGAAGGCTGTACGCgccctgaaaaacaacaacaacgacattGTCAATGCTATTATG GAATTGACGATGTAA
- the naca gene encoding nascent polypeptide-associated complex subunit alpha isoform X7 produces the protein MPGEATETVPVTEQEMQQPQVETATPPAPASSQHPQAASGPAKPKGKDAKSAQGSSAPKAVPGRRKRSSMSASSASPTSPKSTPSSTPLSPVLSPLASSPGSSSANQANRTTPKVVKAGKQGKAKKGEAFVPPPVQVECKVSETKEKKVELNLKQTATVEVETKTPPATSKSVAAPAAFKVTSKSAVAAPVSFSDAIASSPPKSIEVRAASSKATPVIAAVDDELPPLIPPEKHITIPVPVPPFEKDAAKLGTSPSKSNPPSTKASSKPKNDKFVPVEVPKAAVPVKSASLDTPKATKPVQAKAAPAEPAKAKAKAAPVEAAKPEAKAKAAPVEAAKPEAKAKAAPVEAAKPEAKAKAAPVEAAKHEAKAKAAPVEAAKHEAKAKAAPVEAAKHEAKAKAAPVEAAKPEAKAKAAPVEAAKPEAKAKAAPVEAAKPEAKAKAEAKAKPEVKAKVEAKAKAAPVEAAKAAPVEAAKPEAKAKAAPVEASKPEAKAKAAPVEASKPEAKAKAAPLEASKPEAKAKAAPVEAAKPEVKAKAEAKAKPDVKAKVEAKAKAAPVEASKPEAKAKAAPVEAAKPEAKAKAAPVEAAKAEAKTKAAPAEAAKPEAKAKSVPNKVPKQAEETKAAPSKVAKPDAEVKSAPVEVAKQAPVKGAKPVAETKLVEVNAAPAEVAKATKPDAKPSSASVKPAPRKLTFAEAVAKPAPVKPEVNDTTPSEPVSSPKPAPTSAKTPAMMEPVIKNDNGSGTESDSDDSVPELEEQDSAQTTQQAQLAAAAEIDEEPVSKAKQSRSEKKARKAMSKLGLRQVTGVTRVTIRKSKNILFVITKPDVYKSPASDTYIVFGEAKIEDLSQQAQLAAAEKFKVQGEAVSNIQENTQTPTVQEESEEEEVDETGVEVKDIELVMSQANVSRAKAVRALKNNNNDIVNAIMELTM, from the exons ATGCCTGGTGAAGCAACAGAAACGGTCCCTGTCACCGAGCAGGAGATGCAGCAGCCTCAAGTAGAGACTG CTACACCTCCTGCCCCAGCTTCCTCCCAGCATCCTCAGGCAGCTTCAGGCCCTGCTAAGCCCAAAGGCAAAGATGCCAAGAGTGCGCAGGGTTCTTCTGCCCCAAAGGCTGTCCCTGGCAGAAGAAAACGGTCCTCTATGTCTGCCTCTTCTGCCTCTCCAACCTCGCCAAAATCTACTCCTTCTTCTACCCCATTGTCACCTGTGCTTTCTCCTCTGGCTTCCTCACCTGGCAGCTCTTCTGCTAATCAGGCTAACCGTACCACCCCAAAAGTAGTTAAGGCTGGCAAACAAGGAAAAGCCAAAAAAGGAGAGGCGTTTGTGCCTCCTCCTGTACAAGTGGAGTGCAAAGTctctgaaacaaaagaaaaaaaggtagaGCTGAACCTCAAGCAGACAGCAACAGTTGAAGTTGAGACAAAAACTCCACCAGCTACTTCCAAGTCTGTTGCAGCCCCAGCTGCTTTCAAAGTTACCTCAAAATCTGCTGTTGCAGCACCAGTTTCCTTTTCTGATGCTATTGCTTCTAGCCCTCCCAAATCCATTGAAGTTAGAGCAGCATCGTCAAAAGCTACTCCTGTCATTGCAGCTGTTGATGATGAGCTCCCTCCACTTATCCCACCTGAGAAGCATATTACAATACCTGTACCCGTACCTCCTTTTGAGAAAGACGCCGCAAAGCTTGGTACATCACCCTCTAAATCTAATCCTCCGAGTACTAAGGCATCATCCAAACCCAAGAACGATAAGTTTGTTCCTGTTGAGGTTCCTAAAGCAGCAGTGCCAGTAAAATCTGCTTCTCTAGACACTCCTAAAGCTACTAAACCAGTCCAGGCCAAAGCTGCCCCTGCTGAGCCTGCCAAGGCGAAGGCCAAAGCCGCCCCTGTTGAGGCTGCCAAGCCCGAGGCGAAGGCCAAAGCCGCCCCTGTGGAGGCTGCCAAGCCCGAGGCGAAGGCCAAAGCCGCCCCTGTTGAGGCTGCCAAGCCCGAGGCGAAGGCCAAAGCCGCCCCTGTTGAGGCTGCCAAGCACGAGGCGAAGGCCAAAGCCGCCCCTGTGGAGGCTGCCAAGCACGAGGCGAAGGCCAAAGCCGCCCCTGTGGAGGCTGCCAAGCACGAGGCGAAGGCCAAAGCCGCCCCTGTTGAGGCTGCCAAGCCCGAGGCGAAGGCCAAAGCCGCCCCTGTGGAGGCTGCCAAGCCCGAGGCGAAGGCCAAAGCCGCCCCTGTGGAGGCTGCCAAGCCCGAGGCGAAGGCCAAAGCTGAGGCAAAGGCCAAGCCCGAGGTGAAGGCTAAAGTCGAGGCGAAGGCCAAAGCTGCTCCCGTAGAAGCTGCCAAAGCTGCCCCTGTGGAGGCTGCCAAGCCCGAAGCGAAGGCCAAAGCCGCCCCTGTGGAGGCTTCCAAGCCCGAGGCGAAGGCCAAAGCCGCCCCTGTGGAGGCTTCCAAGCCCGAGGCGAAGGCCAAAGCCGCCCCTTTGGAGGCTTCCAAGCCCGAGGCGAAGGCCAAAGCCGCCCCTGTGGAGGCTGCCAAACCCGAGGTGAAGGCTAAAGCTGAGGCGAAGGCCAAGCCCGATGTGAAGGCTAAAGTCGAG GCGAAGGCCAAAGCCGCCCCCGTGGAGGCTTCCAAGCCCGAGGCGAAGGCCAAAGCCGCCCCCGTGGAGGCTGCCAAGCCCGAGGCGAAGGCCAAAGCCGCCCCCGTTGAGGCTGCTAAGGCCGAAGCTAAAACTAAAGCTGCCCCCGCCGAGGCTGCCAAGCCTGAGGCTAAGGCCAAATCTGTTCCTAACAAAGTTCCTAAACAAGCTGAAGAAACAAAAGCTGCACCTTCTAAGGTTGCCAAACCAGATGCGGAGGTGAAGTCTGCCCCTGTTGAAGTTGCCAAGCAAGCCCCTGTGAAGGGTGCCAAGCCAGTTGCTGAGACCAAATTGGTTGAGGTTAATGCAGCTCCTGCTGAAGTTGCTAAGGCTACTAAACCAGATGCTAAGCCTTCATCTGCTTCTGTGAAACCTGCTCCTCGTAAACTCACTTTTGCTGAGGCTGTTGCAAAACCTGCCCCTGTTAAACCTGAAGTAAATGATACAACTCCTTCTGAACCCGTTTCCTCGCCTAAACCTGCCCCTACATCTGCTAAAACCCCAGCCATGATGGAGCCTGTGATCAAGAACGACAATG GATCCGGCACTGAGTCAGACAGCGATGACTCTGTCCCTGAGCTGGAGGAACAGGATTCTGCACAGACAACACAGCAAGCTCAG CTTGCAGCCGCTGCTGAGATCGATGAGGAGCCTGTcagcaaagcaaaacagagcCGCAGTGAAAAGAAGGCACGAAAG GCAATGTCGAAGCTTGGTCTCAGGCAGGTAACAGGGGTCACCAGAGTCACCATTCGCAAGTCAAAGAACATCTTGTTTGTTATTACCAAACCAGACGTCTACAAGAGCCCTGCATCAGACACATACATCGTCTTCGGTGAAGCTAAG ATCGAGGATCTTTCCCAGCAAGCTCAGCTGGCTGCTGCAGAAAAATTCAAGGTACAGGGAGAAGCTGTATCAAACAtccaggaaaacacacagacgccCACAGTACAGGAGGAGagcgaagaagaagag GTTGATGAGACCGGAGTTGAGGTCAAGGACATTGAACTCGTCATGTCACAAGCCAACGTGTCGCGGGCGAAGGCTGTACGCgccctgaaaaacaacaacaacgacattGTCAATGCTATTATG GAATTGACGATGTAA